ATGTCAATATGGGTTGTTTGACATCACACTTGGAATCTCTGGTCATCTCTTCCCCCTTTATCACGCTGCTGTTGCCAACCACATaggatttctccttctctttGCTTTCACCACATGTCCTTTCTAAGTTTGAAGGATCTGCAGCTTTTTTCTCTGCCTCTATTTCAGCATCTGTCATGACTCTAAGAAGTTCTAAAGGCAGCGCTGCAGGATCCAACTCCCAGCAACCGCTGGGAACATTTGGAGCTTCTTGGCCTGTGAGCAAGTATGAAGGGACTTGATGAGAGAAGCGAAACATCTCTTCCTTCGGAATATGCCGAATATACTTGGGGTCCAAATGCTGACGGAATACCGACTTGAAGCCAGCTACTTTGACTAATGGAGCAACTGTGACACCTTCCTTCTCAGTGTAGTCTCCAAGCACTTCCACCATATCATAGTTGTGTATCACATCATCCGGAGTTAGCTCATTCCATTTAGGAGACCAATGCCTGTACACAGCCCAAACATCCCCCTTTCTCGGATAAATTTGGATAACACCTCTGGCTCCTTTCACCCACTTGACCTTGTGGGAGAACGAATTGAGTGTCTTACTGATTTCATGCTTGCCTATCCTAAAATCTCCACTGGTCTTGAGGAAGCCAGAACCAACCCAATTAATTGGGCCGAATTCAGAGTTGTTTTTGGAGTTCAACCAGCTGAATTGCACTTTAAATGGCATTTTAGATATCACATTGTGAATCAGAGCATAATAGCGCGGCATGCCATCATCATCGTCATAAGCAGCCCAAACTTGAATATCATCGAAAGATTTTTCTGTTCTATCCTTATCAAAATTATGGAAGTCAGGGTCAGGAACAGTCATCGACGTAACTTCTGGTTCTAAATCAACAGTTGTAATAAAGACGGAAGACTTTTTCTGCTCGCACACTATTTTGGAATCCACCACTGCATCATTAGCGGTTTTATCCCTTCTCATATCATTTGTGATCACTTTAGGAGCATGCATCTTCTTTTccacttctttttcttctttatatgaAATTTTAGAAGCAGTAGCTGTGCTCCATTCTTTAAGCTTCTTGCTGATCTCCATCCTTGCCTTTTTCACCAGCATATTGCGAATTTCTGAATTGGACAACTCCCTTGAATTCCTAGGCTTGTTACTTCCCGCAACGGCGACCCTCTCTGTTCTCGAAACCCCATTCTCATTTCCATATATGTTTCCTTGGCTGCTAGATCCAACTTTTCCAGCCAATTCATTCACCATTCCTTTTCTTTGACAATTTGACTTCAACTCAGCTGTGCGTCTCTTTTTTATTACCCTATCAACTTTTGAAAAACTGGAAACCGAATCAGGAACAAAACCTGCATCAGTTTTCACGGAAGCTGCTTCCGCATGAGCTCTCTTCAAGTTCTCACCAGCTGGCTGACTGCGCTTTGCAGCTTGCATAACTGTAGTGGCATTGGACTGCACACCATTTGCACCTCTTGTCTTAAAAACTTGATCCTGCTGAATTTCTGCTCTAACTGTTGCACCAAAGCCAGAACATCCAGTCTGTCCTGGATTTAAGGCTGTAGGGAGCTTAACACCTGAAGCAGAAGATCCATTAGCAGCACGATTGCTTGTACGCTGCTGCTGCTGACTGGAAGACCAGGGAAAAGAGGAAGCTTGATTGTTCACGGGAGCAATAACCTCCCCTGCCAAAAAAGGCCGGTGACAGTTTGGGCACATAAGACTTTTGTTTAGGTAAAGCTTTAAATATTCATACTGTATCTGGCATCGATTGCAAGATGTCCAGAATGTCTCAAGTTTTGATGGCTGTGGAGCCACCGGGATGGGCTGGACATTAGCATTAGTTGAGTTTCTTGCACTTGCTGGGTTCATGGGGAAATTATGAAATCCCTGCTGATTGCCTTGCATGGATGAATTCCTCATGGAAACATTCCTCATACCTCGCTTATAATCATACACCATTTTTTTGGTTCTATCAGACAACAAACTCCACGCTTCAGATAAAATCTTAAACGCCCCATCTGCCCCAACAGATTGATTTTTATCAGGGTGAAGAGCTAGAGCTAGCCGTCTGTAATGTTTTCTTATTGTTTCATCATCAGCTGAGGGATCTACGGAAAGGATACTGTAGAAATCCACTTCACCGTTAATCTTCTTCTCATAAGCAACATAAACATTGACAACCTCCAGGAACTGAGAAAGACCGTCAAGGCCTGGAAACAAATTTCGAGCCTTCAAAGCAAATTTTTGAGCTCCAGCAATGTCCTTCTCAGTTAATTTCCGCTCAGCAATTTCTTTGGCCTTAACAGCTTCATCTTTATTACATTCCATTTGCCTACAACTTTGGCAACCGCAAATAGGCCAACTTTAATTGTCTCCCTCAGTTCAACCGGCAATTGGAGCAACACCCAATGACCTGTTTATTGCGTGAAGTTTATTCACATGCACTATGGAGAAGAATTGTCTATGACTCTTCGAACCCTAGAATACAAACAGTACAAATATGCAAGTCAG
This DNA window, taken from Nicotiana tabacum cultivar K326 chromosome 4, ASM71507v2, whole genome shotgun sequence, encodes the following:
- the LOC107765405 gene encoding uncharacterized protein LOC107765405, which gives rise to MECNKDEAVKAKEIAERKLTEKDIAGAQKFALKARNLFPGLDGLSQFLEVVNVYVAYEKKINGEVDFYSILSVDPSADDETIRKHYRRLALALHPDKNQSVGADGAFKILSEAWSLLSDRTKKMVYDYKRGMRNVSMRNSSMQGNQQGFHNFPMNPASARNSTNANVQPIPVAPQPSKLETFWTSCNRCQIQYEYLKLYLNKSLMCPNCHRPFLAGEVIAPVNNQASSFPWSSSQQQQRTSNRAANGSSASGVKLPTALNPGQTGCSGFGATVRAEIQQDQVFKTRGANGVQSNATTVMQAAKRSQPAGENLKRAHAEAASVKTDAGFVPDSVSSFSKVDRVIKKRRTAELKSNCQRKGMVNELAGKVGSSSQGNIYGNENGVSRTERVAVAGSNKPRNSRELSNSEIRNMLVKKARMEISKKLKEWSTATASKISYKEEKEVEKKMHAPKVITNDMRRDKTANDAVVDSKIVCEQKKSSVFITTVDLEPEVTSMTVPDPDFHNFDKDRTEKSFDDIQVWAAYDDDDGMPRYYALIHNVISKMPFKVQFSWLNSKNNSEFGPINWVGSGFLKTSGDFRIGKHEISKTLNSFSHKVKWVKGARGVIQIYPRKGDVWAVYRHWSPKWNELTPDDVIHNYDMVEVLGDYTEKEGVTVAPLVKVAGFKSVFRQHLDPKYIRHIPKEEMFRFSHQVPSYLLTGQEAPNVPSGCWELDPAALPLELLRVMTDAEIEAEKKAADPSNLERTCGESKEKEKSYVVGNSSVIKGEEMTRDSKCDVKQPILTYSRKKKVKKAEASNIEAKRETSLAAAED